The genomic interval CCGCATCACGCTCGAGTAGGGGAGTGGCTGCCCTCGTGAAAAGGAACCCGGTTGGATCATCTATTTCCTCAAAGACATACATCTTGGTAGTGGCAGGGGTACTGTTTCCCCCGATGTAGTCCTCTTCCTTAACCGGAAGACCGGTGTCCGGATCGATGTAGGCAATCGTTACCGCAGGCTGGCTACCTTCTCTCGTATATGTCAAGCGATTGACCTGACGTCCATTGAACTCAACCGTACCTGTACGCTCCCACCGCGCGCCGCTGTACCACCTGACGACTGCCTCAAACAATGGGTTTTTGTTATTTCGTATATTGTATGGGTCCTGTATATCCATGCTTATTTCTGCTTTCTCCCCTTGGCTACGGGCTATCTCAAATGGCTTTTCATTTTGATAGAGAATCACTTCTCGGTGTTGATTCATAGCTATCACTGCCTCGTCTGTCAATCCGTACTGGACGATGTCCATTCGAGAATGTTTCCGCTGTATGTCTTGCCAAGTGTCCACAATGACGATGCTATCCGTGCTTTTCGTCATCACTTGCATGTGCTGCACGCTGGGCTTCGGTGGAACGGGCGTTTGCTCCATCGCATTGACCTCCCCGCTCCCCAGCAGCACCACAAACACCAAGAACCATGCGCTCCATTTTTTCATTTTTATCCCCCTTTGTATCACCCATATTTTTACAGAGGCTTCAAGAAGGGAATGGTTTCGCATTCAACGCGTTCATTTCCGGCAGAACTAGAAAAGGCATTTCCAACCCTCGAAAAAAGGTTAGAAATGCCTAAATAAGCAGTGAAAATCAGCGTAAGCCTTGTGTAAACCATACCTCACAGTTTACTCCCTCTCAGCCGCAAGGAGTTCAACACAACGGAAAGGGAGCTAAAGGCCATCGCGATCCCTGCCATCCATGGTGCCAGAAAGCCGATCATGGTCGCTGGAATGGCAACCGTATTGTAAAAGAGAGCCCAGAATAAGTTTTGTCGGATGTTCTTCATCGTGTGTTGACTGAGGAGGAACGCGTGGACGATCCCCATCAGATCGCCGTGCATAATCAGCACATCCGCAGAGTCTTTTGAGATATCTGCTCCGGTCCCGAGAGCGATTCCAATATGGGAAGCCATCAGAGCCGGGGCATCATTGATCCCATCACCAACCATGGCGACGGTTCTCCCTCTCTTTTGCAGATCCTGAATGATCTGCGCCTTTTCCGCCGGCAGTCTTCCTGCGTATACTCGCGATATCCCCGCCTGTTTGGCAATACTCCACGCCGTATGTTCATTGTCACCTGTGATGATCATGATATCTTTCCCGAGCTTTTTCAGTCGACGAACGGCGAGCTCGGCATCTTCTTTCAACGGATCGGATAGGGCGATATAACCGGCTAGCTGTCGGTTGATTGCGACCAGCATGACGATTTTCCCCTCCGTGGCGTGTGAATGAATGCGTTCCCTTATAGGGGCTACGTCTATGCTATGGCTGTGCATTAGCTTGGCAGAGCCTACAATGACCGAATGTCCGTGTACGCTGGCGATGATCCCATATCCTGGCAAAGGTGTGAACCCAGTTGGTGTAGGGATCGGTATCCCCCGATTTTTCATGTAGGTGACGATCGCTGCTGCTAGAGGATGTTCGGATGCCGTTTCAGCCGCTGCCACCAGACACATGAACTCTTCTTTTGACCAGTTTTGCGTATAGATGTCCAAGACCTCGTGTTTGCCTTTTGTCAGGGTACCTGTTTTGTCCAATATGACGGTATCTACCTTTTGCAGCGTCTCCAGGTCCTTGCCCTGCTTGAATAAAATGCCCAGCTGTGCGGCTCGACCGGAGGCGACCAGAATGGACATCGGTGTCGCCAGCCCTAATGCACACGGACAAGCGATGATGAGTACCGCAATTGCTTTTTCCAGTGATTGTCCAAAGTCATGAGAAGTAAACAGATAATACCACGCCAAAAAAGAAGTAACCGCAATCGTAATGATGATGGGCACAAATATATCGGTCATCTCGTCTGCCATCCGTTGGATCGGTGCTTTGGACATCTGTGCTTCTTCTACCGTTTTGATAACTTGCGTGAGTGCTGTTTCGTTACCTACTTTTGTCGTTTTTACTTTTAGCCATCCATTTTGGTTCAACGTCGCTCCGATGACCGTTTGCCCGCTCCACTTCTCGACAGGCAGACTTTCACCAGTAAAGATAGACTGGTCTACCGTCGATTGACCCTCGATGACGAGACCATCTGTAGGGATTCGTTCGCCAGGCTTGACGATAAAAATATCCCCGACGACCAGCTCCGTTACCGGAACGGCGGTAATGCCTGTCGGACGCACCACATTCGCAACTTTAGGCTGCAGATGATGCAATTGCCGGATCGCGTTTTTACTCCGGTCCTTGGCCATCGCCTCCAAATATTTGCCTAGCAAGAGAAAGGTAAAAATGACCGCACATGTCTCATAGTAGAGCGTAAGCCCATGCGAAGAGGTTGGCGAGGTGGCAAAGGTAAGATAATGGCTATAAAAAAAGGCAGCCGACGTACTCAGAACAACCAGCACATCCATGTTGGCCGTCCTGTTTCTCACTGCATTCCAAGCCCCAACATAAAAGGGATAACCAATCCAAAACTGAATGGGGAGCGCCAATCCTAATTGAAAGTAGGGATGCAGGAACAAAGGCGGCACCCAGATGAACGAGGAAATAGAAAAGTGGGCAGCCATCGCCCAGAGAAACGGAATCGTCAGGATGCACGAAAATAAAAACCGACGGAACAGGTCATTCTTTTCCGAATGTGTCTCTCCTTCTTGCTCCAGCTTGGCCTGATACCCCAGTTTTTCAATCCTGGCAATAATCGCCCCATCATCAATTTGCTGATCGTCATACGCGACGCGCGCTTTGTTGGTCGTCAAGCTCACCTGAACTTCTATGACACCATTCGTTTTTGTCAGTATTTTTTCGATCCGACTCGCGCAAGCAGCACAAGTCATTCCCGTGACCTGATAGGTCTGCCTCATGGTCATCTATGAACACCCCTTTGTTACAACCGCATGTCCCGCTGTAATACGTATGCGCAACCAAAAGGATTTAGAAATGAAAGCAGATAAATCGAATGGAACCGTCGTTTTCTGAATACGATAGGGTGCTTGCATTACGGAGAGAAAGCGGTGATCCTTTGAAACGAGATTTTCGTCTTTCTTGCCTTTTCCTTGCTGCCTTCTTATCGCTGTCTGCATGCTCTTCTTCGCATTCCAGTCACCCCGAAGCGTCTTCCTCATCTGCTTCGGAGTCGGGTAAGCTGACCTTGCAGGAATTTTCCCTACCCATTCAAGTAAACATCCAGCCCGCACCGCCCAAAATCCTCAATGAAAATGAGCTGCATATCGTGCTGCCGAAAGATCAAACTGACAAATGGAAGAACGCGAAAGTCTCGGTCATCGTGTCGATGCCGAGTATGGATCACGGAGATCTGCAGGTAACAGCGGAGTATAAGGAAACGGGAGAGTTTGTCGCAAAAATCGTGCCTACGATGGTTGGCGAATGGAAAGCCGATATTACATTCGAAGTAGATGGAAAATCCTCGATGGTGTCTTATCCCTTTGTCGCGGAGCCCTGATTGCTACCAGAGCCATGGATTCACATGAGGGACCCAGCCATTGATCACCAGCCCTCGCATAATGGAGATTACCCCGATATAAATGGCGAGCAAATTGGCGAACATCAAAATTTTGGAGCGAAGCGTTCTGGATAAGACCACGGAGAACAACCCTATGAAAAACAGGGCTGGCAATGTCCCAATTCCAAAAAAAGTAAGAGTGAGGACACCCTCCAGCATGCTACCGGAAGCGGCTGCTTTCATATGCATCGTATAGGTCAAGCCACATGGCAAAAAGCCCAGCAACAACCCGCTAAAGAAAATCGGCAGCACGCCGGGGCGGGATTTTTGTTTTTCCAGCCACCGCTGTGCGAAAGGCACCTGCAGAACCGACCATCGACTGATTGGCAGCGCTACCTTTTTGAAGACCCAAAGCAGAATCAAAAGCCCACCCAGCACATTGGCGATTCCCTGAAAACCAACGATCGTTCCCGCCGCATCCACAAACGAGCCGATCAATCCCATAAATGCCCCCACGCCCATGTACGTCACGATCCTGCCCAGATTGTACGCCATAACCGTTTGCAGCATGGAAGATTGCGATTGGAGAGTCCAAGCCGACATGATCCCTCCACACATGCCGATGCAATGGGGTGCACTAAAGAGTCCCGTCAGTGTCAGGAGCAAATAATCGTACAGGCTCGCATGCATGTGCCGATCCCTTCCTTTGATCCGATGTGTTGTCCTCTCTTTTAGTTACTTCTGTCCTTGCCGGATTATGACTGCCAATTGAATAGGAAAGGTAAGACTGGTTGGCACCTTGCCATGACATAAAAAAACTGCCAGTGTATGTCCGGCAGTTTTCATGGAAATGCGTCCCTCTATTTGTTAATCAGCACTTTGCCCATGCATATACTCACTGCACTATCTACATAGGGCTCATATCGATCAATCACTTCATAACCCAGTTTATCGTATAACGATACGGCTTCTGGCTGATTTTTCCCTGTCTCCAGGATCGCCCGCTCTTTTCCCATTTCCACGGCCCATGCTTCCAGCTCCCCGAGAATCTTCTTGGCGATTCCCTTGCCACGCGCCTCATTGTCGACGTACATCCGTTTTATTTCCACGACGCCCTGTTCTGCTCTTTCTCGAAAACATCCGCACCCTACCGGACTGTTGTCTACGTATGCAACAACGACCTTTGCATCCAATTTGATGACGTTAAACGCCACAAACGATTGTTGGTTATCCGGGTATCGATTCCAAAGATCTTTGTCGAGCAATTCAACTAAAAGTCCAAAGTCAGGGTGATCGGCAGAGGTTCTCGTCAAGCTGATCATGTTCTAAACATCTCCTGTCGTAATAGGATGCGGACGACATCTACATTCATTTGCTCCTATAGTAGCACGCCCATTCGCGCTCCTCAACAACAGATGTAAGAAAACCTAACACCGCTTTCGAAAATCCATTCCTGCTATCGAAGCGCGAGGATGAATGATGCCAATGCAGCAAGAGACGCTAAGGTTCGAACGTGGTTCCACGCCGTCCAACTGGAGATGTAACGCGTCCATACTTCTGCTCCTTCGGTACTGCTCGGGTCTACGGTTGCCAGCACATCGTTCAGCGGTACGTTACACATGATCGTCACCAAGAAAGAGCCTACTACATAAAGCAAACCACCCATGAGTAGGTAAACCGCGTCCCCTTCCCCCCACTTGAAAAAAGAGAAGATCGTCAAGACTACACTCGTCAACGCAGTTCCCATGAAAACCGTACTAAACAACGGATTAAGCACCGCAATGTTAATCGATTGCATAGCTGCAATGCCTTGCTCGGATGGCAGTCGGCTGAGAGCTGTCATCACGAATGCCGAAAAAGCAAAGAACAATCCCGCTATCAACCCAGTACCCAGTGCCGAGAGAAAGGTTAGACTAACAAGTAAGCGATCCATCATTTCAGTTCACTCCATATCCCGGTCGCGGCGGTGTCTCGCGCGTAGTCAGCGAAGTCTCTCGGTGCCCGACCCAATGCGCGTTGGACTCCGTCTGTCAGGTGAGAGTTACGGCCGTCCAAGACCTTGGTAAACAAATCAGTCAACAACTCCGTAATTTCCACTGGAGTATGATGCTGTACCAGCATGGAGGAAAACTGCTCGGCAGAGAGAGGCACGTAGCGAACGGCTCTACCACTTGCCTTGGCAATTTCCTCCGTTGCTTCCGCGAATGTGATCGCACGCGGACCGGTCAGTTCGTATAGCTCTCCGACATGCCCGTTCTCCATAAGCGCTGCTACCGCTACGTCCGCGATATCATCGGCGTCGACAAACGGTTCTCTCACATCTACGGTCGGGAGAGCAACGGTACCGCTCTGCACCTGTTCGAGCAAAAAGTTTTCGCTGAAATTTTGGCAGAACCAGCTAGCCCTCAGGATCGTCCAGTCAGCGCCCGAGTCCCGTAATGCTTGCTCACTGCGCTGTGCTTCTTCTTCCCCTCGCCCGGACAACAAAACCAGCCTTTTGATACCGTTCTTGACGGCCAGCTTAGCGAACGCACCAACTGCCTCGGCTGCCCCTGGCATCGCTAGATCAGGATAATACGTGATATACACAGCCTTTACATCCTGGAGCACCGGCTCCCAAGTTGCTTGATTTTCCCAATCGAAGGCAGGTTCCCCATAGCGAGAGCCGATTCGTATAGGCATACCTCGCTTCACGAGTCGCTCCGCCACACGGCGCCCCGTCTTCCCTGTACCACCCAGAATCAAAAATGGTTTCATCTTGCTCGTATCATTGTTCATTTGAATCCTCCTTGTACCCATATTTTTTTCCCTAAAAGACGATGCACGGAACGAGCTTTTGCGTCATCACCTCCTCTCAAAGCTTGCTGTGGTTGATTTCCATGGCAGAGTGCCTATGTCCAAATGAAGGAGTTCATCGTTTTTATATTTGTATGCACAAACAAATATTACTGTAAAAATATAGAACGTCATCATTCTATATTTTCTAATCGATCACTAACCTGGTCAAGGTAAAGGGATAATTCATCTCCTTCTTTTGCCCCCAAGATCGCAGCGTAGCGACTACGCAAGCTATTCCAGCATTCGTTTATGACACCTTCCAATGCCTTCCCTTTTTCCGTTGTATAGATGAGCGACAATCGGCCCTCGACACGGTTGTAGATCAGCCCTTTTCCCATGAGCTTCTCGATAAAACGAGTTACAGTAGACGGTTGCAAATGTAGAATTTCCCCCAACTCTTTCTGTGCAATTCCTTCCTTTTCGTACACTGCCATTAATAAAAATGCATAGGTCGGCGACAAGCCACTTACCGCAAATTCTTCGTCGGCCATTTTGGTGATCACCCTACTCAGTCGGTTTGCAGTGAAGTACAAGCATTCTTTTAAATAGATCTCCAACATCGTAGCAGCCTCATTTCTACATCAAGAAGATAAAATTGTTTGTACATACAACTGTAATGGATTTCCAATCCAATGTAAAGCCTAATTTTGAAGACAGAGCCATTCCATTTTTGGATCGGAATAGCCCTGATCTATTCAAACAACAATCAGAACGGCTCTTCATCTGCCAGTGCCCGCTTGATCGTTGCCCTGGCTTCATCTGCGACTTTTTCGTCTTGATCCGCGATCGCTTGCATCCAGATCAACATCGGAATGTAAACAGCGATCATGCGAGCCAACCGCTTCGTCTCCTCCTCCACTTCCCCATATTCCGCAAAAAATAGTGGACGTGCCTGTGGAGGCAAAAAGCTGTAGGCGACACTCAAATCACAGGCAGGGTGACCTACATTCATATCACCCCAGTCAATAATACCTGACACCTTCCCCTGCTCATCCACCAGCATATTTTTAAAATGAAGATCTCCATGCAGAAATACATCTGGCTGTTGTACGGGATCTGTTTGCACCTGATCCAAATACCCCGCCATCGCAAGCCGCTCCTCCTCCTGCATGTGATCGTTGAGGTCGGCGAAGAATCGCCGCATTTTTTCTTTTCGCCCGGCAACATCCCTGAGATTCCGATGATCATACGGCGCTCCACTCTCACGGGCAAGCTGTGGTGGAAAGGTGTGCAGCTTCTTCAAGAAACGAGCCAGCGCAGTTGCCGACGCTGCACGTTGTTCATCCGCTACACCCAAAGGAAATTCTCCCGATACATAGGTGTACCCCAGAAATGGCATCGGGTATTCATCGTTCCCTTGGCCGTAAAAGAGCGGCTGGGGACACGGAATCGTCATATAGTCCGCGAGCTTTGGCAAGAGCCTGCCTTCCATTTTGATCAAATCAATCGCAACGTTTCTGCGTGGAAACCGAAAAATATATTCGTCTCCAACCAGATACACCGTGTTGTCCCACCCATTGCCTATTAGTTTGATCCGCATTGAGGTTAATTCGGGGAACTGACTGTAAATCAAGCGCTGAACCAGTTCCTCTGAAACCTCCCAATCCGCATCCCATTGGTTTGTGTTTGCCACGCCGTGTTCTCCTCCTCCATCATGCAGATGTTCGTCTATCTTTCGTTCCCGCTTGCTACGTACTCCCTCGTGTTTTAATAGAGTAACGAGAATGGATAATAAAGGCAAGAAGCGC from Brevibacillus choshinensis carries:
- a CDS encoding sulfite exporter TauE/SafE family protein; this translates as MHASLYDYLLLTLTGLFSAPHCIGMCGGIMSAWTLQSQSSMLQTVMAYNLGRIVTYMGVGAFMGLIGSFVDAAGTIVGFQGIANVLGGLLILLWVFKKVALPISRWSVLQVPFAQRWLEKQKSRPGVLPIFFSGLLLGFLPCGLTYTMHMKAAASGSMLEGVLTLTFFGIGTLPALFFIGLFSVVLSRTLRSKILMFANLLAIYIGVISIMRGLVINGWVPHVNPWLW
- a CDS encoding anthrone oxygenase family protein — protein: MMDRLLVSLTFLSALGTGLIAGLFFAFSAFVMTALSRLPSEQGIAAMQSINIAVLNPLFSTVFMGTALTSVVLTIFSFFKWGEGDAVYLLMGGLLYVVGSFLVTIMCNVPLNDVLATVDPSSTEGAEVWTRYISSWTAWNHVRTLASLAALASFILALR
- a CDS encoding heavy metal translocating P-type ATPase, whose product is MTMRQTYQVTGMTCAACASRIEKILTKTNGVIEVQVSLTTNKARVAYDDQQIDDGAIIARIEKLGYQAKLEQEGETHSEKNDLFRRFLFSCILTIPFLWAMAAHFSISSFIWVPPLFLHPYFQLGLALPIQFWIGYPFYVGAWNAVRNRTANMDVLVVLSTSAAFFYSHYLTFATSPTSSHGLTLYYETCAVIFTFLLLGKYLEAMAKDRSKNAIRQLHHLQPKVANVVRPTGITAVPVTELVVGDIFIVKPGERIPTDGLVIEGQSTVDQSIFTGESLPVEKWSGQTVIGATLNQNGWLKVKTTKVGNETALTQVIKTVEEAQMSKAPIQRMADEMTDIFVPIIITIAVTSFLAWYYLFTSHDFGQSLEKAIAVLIIACPCALGLATPMSILVASGRAAQLGILFKQGKDLETLQKVDTVILDKTGTLTKGKHEVLDIYTQNWSKEEFMCLVAAAETASEHPLAAAIVTYMKNRGIPIPTPTGFTPLPGYGIIASVHGHSVIVGSAKLMHSHSIDVAPIRERIHSHATEGKIVMLVAINRQLAGYIALSDPLKEDAELAVRRLKKLGKDIMIITGDNEHTAWSIAKQAGISRVYAGRLPAEKAQIIQDLQKRGRTVAMVGDGINDAPALMASHIGIALGTGADISKDSADVLIMHGDLMGIVHAFLLSQHTMKNIRQNLFWALFYNTVAIPATMIGFLAPWMAGIAMAFSSLSVVLNSLRLRGSKL
- a CDS encoding NAD(P)H-binding protein, whose product is MNNDTSKMKPFLILGGTGKTGRRVAERLVKRGMPIRIGSRYGEPAFDWENQATWEPVLQDVKAVYITYYPDLAMPGAAEAVGAFAKLAVKNGIKRLVLLSGRGEEEAQRSEQALRDSGADWTILRASWFCQNFSENFLLEQVQSGTVALPTVDVREPFVDADDIADVAVAALMENGHVGELYELTGPRAITFAEATEEIAKASGRAVRYVPLSAEQFSSMLVQHHTPVEITELLTDLFTKVLDGRNSHLTDGVQRALGRAPRDFADYARDTAATGIWSELK
- a CDS encoding FixH family protein; this encodes MKRDFRLSCLFLAAFLSLSACSSSHSSHPEASSSSASESGKLTLQEFSLPIQVNIQPAPPKILNENELHIVLPKDQTDKWKNAKVSVIVSMPSMDHGDLQVTAEYKETGEFVAKIVPTMVGEWKADITFEVDGKSSMVSYPFVAEP
- a CDS encoding MarR family winged helix-turn-helix transcriptional regulator, coding for MLEIYLKECLYFTANRLSRVITKMADEEFAVSGLSPTYAFLLMAVYEKEGIAQKELGEILHLQPSTVTRFIEKLMGKGLIYNRVEGRLSLIYTTEKGKALEGVINECWNSLRSRYAAILGAKEGDELSLYLDQVSDRLENIE
- a CDS encoding GNAT family N-acetyltransferase yields the protein MISLTRTSADHPDFGLLVELLDKDLWNRYPDNQQSFVAFNVIKLDAKVVVAYVDNSPVGCGCFRERAEQGVVEIKRMYVDNEARGKGIAKKILGELEAWAVEMGKERAILETGKNQPEAVSLYDKLGYEVIDRYEPYVDSAVSICMGKVLINK
- a CDS encoding phosphotransferase, yielding MANTNQWDADWEVSEELVQRLIYSQFPELTSMRIKLIGNGWDNTVYLVGDEYIFRFPRRNVAIDLIKMEGRLLPKLADYMTIPCPQPLFYGQGNDEYPMPFLGYTYVSGEFPLGVADEQRAASATALARFLKKLHTFPPQLARESGAPYDHRNLRDVAGRKEKMRRFFADLNDHMQEEERLAMAGYLDQVQTDPVQQPDVFLHGDLHFKNMLVDEQGKVSGIIDWGDMNVGHPACDLSVAYSFLPPQARPLFFAEYGEVEEETKRLARMIAVYIPMLIWMQAIADQDEKVADEARATIKRALADEEPF